CACAACATTTATAAACAGGAATTCTGGCCAATTACCTTTTTCTGCAAGGACgtatatttttgagaaaatagaTACAAATGTGCTTCAGCCTTACATGTTTTTTGGGGAAGCCTGTGATCTGTTAGTCTCATAGAAAACCTGTGAATAATGAGAGTAACTCTTGAGAAATATTGAGACAAGACCAAAACATATATTACAGGCCATATGTGCTGCCCACCCAATTTGAAGACTTGAATACTCATTCAGAAAAACTACAGTACAACCAATATATTCTCCTCTGACTGTGTTTCTGGACAAGCCATTATTTTTACAGCAGCATTGACTGagtactgaaaaaataagtgaaaagcTCAGGCACGTTAGACTAGAGAAGGTGGTGTTATTATTAAAAggaacttcttaaaaaaataatcgCACAAGCATGCACATGAAAAGATACATTGGTTCTGACTTACTCATCACCTAAATACCTTATTTAGGGTCAAGTCAGGTTGATCAGATtgattttgtctttgaaagTCTGATTCACTCTAGCAAGTATGAAGGTCACCCTCCAGCTCTTTGATATGTAAAAGAATTGGGAAAGAATGGGAGAGTAAGGAAGGACAGCTTAATACGAAAGATGCCTCAAAAAATTCATCGTGCTTTCTCACAGTTCAGAGCAGCTGATGGCCAAGGTGAGCAACATTAGAAAAGTGGTATTTTTACTCTGggatctggaaaagaaaaaaagtgcagaTAAGATCATACACTTAGAGTTCTCTCtggtgttttcattttacttctgaGAGTTTCTGAACTTTTTTCAAGGTGTCTTTCAGGAAGCCTGTGCTGCAATATTGTGTATTATTAGTCCTCAGACTTTTACTGGggaaatttttgtgtgtgtcaggCTAATTGCATCTATACATGTATTCAGCAGCCAAGAAAATGTAGCCCAGGGCACAGTTCTAAGAGTAGATAGTTCTGAGCTACCTTCCAAATGCAGAAAGTAAAACATGGCCTGTATGTCTGGAGTCTCAGAAAGGATTGTGTAACCTAGAACTGCAATACTGaggatttaatttttgtctgtttcGTCTGTCTGATTATTGCTTCAATGGTCATTTCTCTTACAGTAGCATGaacaatttcttttcattctgtgaACGCTGGCGCACTACTAAGTTTTCTTTGTTACCCTTAAAACCGTATCAGTTTAAACGCTTATAGAATGAAAAATAGGGTGGCAAGGGAGGTGGAACAGATGTAGTACTCATCACCTAACAGAAAATGTCCCCCATATTTTTGGGGTGACATCTAGAACAAACCAGCTCAGTGGAAGCCAGGACAGCATCCCCACGTCCTCAGCTCCAGGAGGCTTTCCCatcatttaaagcaaaatataaaaaaaaatcgtAGCTACCATTTCTAATAAcagtaactgaaaaataaattttacatgaacctcaaaatgaaacatgaaataTCTTTTGGGGAGAGACACCACGTGTATTGCCTAAACACAAATCAAAAGTAGGGCTGCAGTAAGGTAGCAATATATGTACCTCAGTATAATACCCAACTCCAGAAAATGTTGATTTAAGGATGGTGATTAAGCACTACAGTAAAAGAATCAGACAAGAAAAGCACACAGCTTGAGTGTGTTAACTGCTAGCAGTCCACGACTTCATATTAccaaccattttattttttttaacttcttcatttttttcacatgaGCAGGGAGTAAtagctgtttattttcttctactcaTAAAATACCCTTAGGGAGATTGAAGGTGAGATCTTCAGATACTTCCAAACACTTTCTGTTAATTTTAGCCCTAgctttctctttgcattttcCTAGAGAAAGGCTGTATAGGCAGTACAGACACCTAGTTCACACCTTCTGGCAGCTTGTGCTGCGGACACCGCCTGCAACAATTCACACATACAGACTGAACAGCAGATGGGTATTTCCCTGTTAGTTTTCCAACGCGGTCCCGGAAAATGGTGCCGAGCAGCTGAACgtgggttttgtttgatttcatcctcctgctgctcctgcagcagaaaaaaatccagcagcgCCGGCAGACCCGCGGCTTGCGGACGCCGCCCCGTGAGGGCTCGGCAGCAGCACAGTGCGGCCCCGGCAGCGCCAGCTGCTCTCCCGCCCGCCTCCAACTGCAGGCTCCAGGGACACGTCTTGGGGTTACTACACCCACCTCTGCCAGAACAATTTTCCGTCACTTGTTAttcatttaaataacttttcaagGCTCTGCCTACAAATACTGATCATTTTGCAGTACAAAGACCTTTTTCCAAGCTTGCATTTACCCCACACACCCTCCCaccagggctgctgcctgcagcacagctcacaAGCTGCCGCCGGTCCTGAGACAGAGGACTCTGAGATGCGGTTGATTGCAAGAACTAGAACGGCTGCATGTTCTGCTTCGGTTGCACACGGAAACCCACGTTTACCGGCTAGCTCGTCACAAGATTTTTATAATTTAGACTATTTAAACAATTGTCCTTCTTTTAACATTCTTCGTAATTCCTGCAGGTGGGAAAGGGTGTGggatttttaaaggttttgatCTTTCCTTACGCTGCCTTCCAGATGTCCACCACTTGGTCCACACCATAGTAGTAACCCTGGGCACATGGTAGCCTTACCAGTGGCACAGAGAGCATGTACTTCCATGCTGTGAAGTACAGTTCACTGTGCTGTGAGGTTTCCCTTCCTTATAGGCATCAATGTTCATCTCAAGATAAGCTGTATCCTGTTTCCCAAACCTTCTTCTGAGACATTCAGCCAGGCAGTTCTTACTCTTTTATTTATGCAGTTGGCCAAAACCACTGCAAAGAGACTACCATCGAGGGGTACTCCCCCACTCTccttttttaagatttttagtTTTACTAGAAAGTTCCGAGTACACTGGCTCTTCGTTTCCTGTTTGCCTCAAGTTCAACAAGCATACTTTGGTGCACCAGGACAGCAGTGAGAAATTCTAAACAAACAATCCACAAGAGGCTTAAAATAGTATGGTGGTGGGAAGCTAGATTTTTGTGCTCATTTTCACATTTTGGAAAACCCACTGTTTCCttgagaagagaaacaaaaggattattttgatgttttgtgggttgttggttttttttgagctCTATTTGTCCAGAGTCAACACCAGACTTTCAGCAGAACAACCCACAAGCGGCAACTTGACAGGAAGGCTACAAAGGCACAGATTGTGGTAGGAACATAAAACCTAACCAGGGATGCGCAGCTACCACTGGTTCTTGGAGATGTTCTTCCCCAGTAATTGCAATAGTCGAGCTAGTACGAGGCATCAGGGTAGCTTACAAGTGATTCTCGTACTCACCAACTTAAAGATACTTCCTAGAAGCAGTTTTCATAGAGCAGGCATTTTCACTGACAGCGCTAGCTACTTTGGATATAAGGCTTGTTCCTAAGAACACAATAGCAGCTAACAGTTATTACTGAGCACCCCTACCCAATTCTAAACCACAATTAAATTTTTCTCCCCCCACAGTGATGGATCTCCAGCTGCGTTTGTGGTTGTCAGTGTCACAGCAAGCTGATAAACACCACCCCAGCCACTGAAAGAGGCCTTCAGAGAGGATCATTAGCAAACCACTAGCTTGATCAGCCATTTGCTATCTCTACACATGCAGAGTGCTGTCATACAGTTCTGCTGGTGAAACGGAGCAGGCGAGCACTCCTCAGCCAGGTTATTGCTAAAGTACATAAGCTAGCTTAGGGCACATAGTTCAAATTGCTGCCAGAAAGTTTGGAGTGACCCAGTAGGAATGACATTGGAGCAGAGCTGACAGCTCACCCAGAAACCATGTTGACCGAcctttaaaagcagcagctacTGCCACCCTCACGCGAAGGAGTAGCAGCAACCTAAAACTCAGCTTTGCCTACAGCTTTTGCCTCGTTTTCTGGGAGAGGTCTTAACATAAGACATTGAAAGATACCTGCTTTCCTCTTAAAGTTTGTAAAATTCGTGGTTGTCTAGGTGGAAATAGTCAAGTGCAATTGTTGCTTCCTTTAGATTTGTGTTACAGGAATGCTAACAGCCATCCATTAAACACATGAATTCCTGTATCCCAGAAAAGCCACACTTCAGTGAAGGGACAGTgaaaccctggaacaggctgcacagAGGCTGTagaatctccctccttggagatgCTGGTCAAGGCCCCCGGCAACCCAGCTTAGATCTGAAGTGGCACTGCTCTAGGCAGAAGATTGGACCAACTGACCTTCAGAGGCCCCTCCCAACCCCATTTATGCTACAGTTGTTTGAAACCTAATCAACTTAACCTGGTGTGTACTTATGGACTCGATCTACTCCCACTCTGCAGACATAGGGCAGTCCTAATCTCAAACTAGAGAGTACAATTCACAGAGGCAGAAGGCAGCCTCTCTAAGCATAAAAGGCCTCCACTTTATTATTTGCTCCAGAATACCCTCGAATCTATCATAaaccttttcttccttattttatgCTAAAGAACTGATTTATTTACCCCAATGAATGAGAACAAACTGGCTTTGGTCACCTGAAACAGGAGCCAATGCTGGATTGATTTCATGAGCGGCAAGATAAATACACGATCACTTGCTAATCATATTTGCATGCTTAGAAATCTCTGTTCTTTTCAGGAAACATGATGTTCAATTAAGCTGTAGCAAAGAacagccactgaaaaaaaaacaaccctatcAGATGAAGGTGCTGAGTTCAAGTGAGACTACTTCCCAGCCCCTGAAGCTGCAGAGGACAGCGTTATCACCTCTACATAGCAAAAACTGCCACCTTCGGGTGGTGAGCAGGAATCAGATTCCTCTATTTCCAGACGTATTACAGTCAACTTCAGCAGTTGACAGCAAAGATACAGCATAATCATCAAGTCCTCAACATTCATTTCCACACAGGTTTGATCTAATCCTAATCATTTATTACAACATTAATTTGCTCCActaaagcaagaaaaggaaattcttaTAATAAAGACAAGATATCACCTCCTCATATGTATCCAGGGCATTTATCTCACCTTTGAAGTACTAACACAAACgacacacaaagaaaagagcCTCACAATTCAAAGATCTGCATATTGATCCACTCAATGTACATTTACTGGAAGTAAAAAGCACTCTAATGTAGAACACGTGATCAGTCCAGACCACCACAACACAACATAAAAACTGCTTTATTAATTGCAGTTAACATGTTACACTTAAATTATGATTCCAAGCATCAAGCCAGTTCCTTATAATAAGTATAAGCTGCCATCTTAGTTACATGGAAGTGGACGAAGAGATGCTAGTCACTGAGGCATCTGGAACTGGAATCATTTCTGCTTCTTGGGCATCGACGCGACAAGCAGCTCGTAAACAACATAGGCTGTTCCTGAATTCAGAcacagaaaagatattttcagaatAGTCAACAGAATTCCTTTCAAGTCAGCTTTCTTTTCCCAATTTGTTCCAGAAGAAATATTGACAATAAGCAGCTGCAATTCAGACACAACACATTTCCATAGCCACATCTCAACAATCTTTTTTTGGTGATTcatattttagagaaaaaaaaaaatccttaaatagCTCTCCATAGactgtataaaaataaacaggaaacaaaaagggAGAGGCATGTTTGTGGAACCTATGCAGACAATCATAAAGTCACAGTTACTCATTCTCAAAGTAACTGAACTGAAAATTCATTAGATCAACATATTTAAGTTAGAGGCTATTACAAAACTATGAGCAAGCAACATAAAGGTTAAATATATACAGCATCATAAAGCTTGGATATACTCTGCCAGCTCTCACAGCATGTGAAACCTCAGCACACCAAGTGTCACCTAGCACTAAAAAGAGTCAGGCTAGTGACGAAACTGTAATTACATTTTACTTGTTTTCAGAATATGCTTTCTAAGTAGTTCTAGTTTTCTCTAACATCCTGCATGAATTCTGAAGGAGTATTCAGCCCATAGTATTATTagtcaggagggaaaaaaaaaagccatctgaAAAGCTAAACTTGAGAAAGGacaaataaatatatagtaTATCCaaatggcttttttcccccctctctacACGAAATTTGTATGCTCTGCAGATCAGACTGAAGCAACTGCATAACTAATTTACAGAGAAACACCAGTCATATTGGAGATAGTAccaaagaaaaagtatttaatatcAGCACATTAGAAATTGTTCCAAAGCGTAAATATTTAGTATTAGCCTTACCCAAACCTGTAAGACCCATGGTGAGTCTATACAACAGAGCATCCATTATACCGCCTTTCAGATAAACTGGGATGCCATTATCCTCCTAATGGAAACAAGTGACAAAAAGAAACTATTTAACTACAGTTCTTGCAATATTGTGTTAATACAACTGGAATTATCCAGAATAAGAATTACTTCCCCAAATCATCCTCCCAACTCCCAAAAGACACCAAACATTACTTAGattctgctttgtctttcagGCTTTCGCTCCGGTATCAGGTGATCACTCACTAGGAAAGAATAGTAAATGGTGCACACATTCATTTCTAAAGCAGTGATTGGCAGATGCC
This Phalacrocorax aristotelis chromosome 3, bGulAri2.1, whole genome shotgun sequence DNA region includes the following protein-coding sequences:
- the COX7A2 gene encoding cytochrome c oxidase subunit 7A2, mitochondrial — protein: MGPRATMWRNLLGLRQISQRTISTASRRQFENRVPEKQKLFQEDNGIPVYLKGGIMDALLYRLTMGLTGLGTAYVVYELLVASMPKKQK